A portion of the Stigmatella aurantiaca DW4/3-1 genome contains these proteins:
- a CDS encoding caspase family protein, which yields MRLPRKALGLAVLLAAGAALAEERPQATFAFIVGVNRSVDADEVPLRYADDDAARYLDLFRLLGARTYLLARLDQNTERLHPQAAAEASVPSWGEWQRLVDQLTRDVAQARARNLGTVVYFIYAGHGSVHNGQGYVTLEDRRLTGGDLAEGLIQRVEADQVHLIVDACSSYFLAYGRGPGGQRRPLKGFSEVARLSEDGRVGLLLSTSSARASHEWEAFQSGVFSHEVRSGLYGAADADGDGRVSYREIAAFVEQANAAIPNERFRPQVHARPPKDGKWLVVLGKAMEHRIEVDGREAQHLRLEDSRGVRLADFHNASGQRTWLARPIGTGPLYMRRMADGQEYRIDSMPEVVKLASLTPQQARTADRGAEHEAFSLIFSLPYDRQVAEAYDFQAPVLLEAEARKPSSWRRVAGWSALGLAGASLGGGLWTTLSAREAKSGQSASLPHAEAMGQNQRIRTLNHRSTTLYVAGVIAAGAGLGLLLWPEAPAEAFPVAGPDLAGVQLGGRF from the coding sequence GTGAGGCTGCCGCGCAAGGCCCTGGGCCTTGCCGTGCTGCTGGCCGCGGGCGCCGCGCTGGCGGAGGAACGTCCCCAGGCCACCTTCGCGTTCATCGTCGGGGTGAACCGGAGCGTGGACGCGGACGAGGTGCCACTGCGGTACGCGGACGACGACGCCGCGCGGTACCTGGACCTCTTCCGGTTGCTCGGCGCGCGCACGTACCTGTTGGCCCGGCTGGACCAGAACACGGAGCGCCTGCACCCTCAGGCGGCGGCGGAAGCCAGTGTGCCGAGCTGGGGCGAGTGGCAGCGGCTGGTGGACCAACTCACGCGCGATGTGGCCCAGGCGCGCGCGCGCAACCTGGGGACCGTCGTCTACTTCATCTATGCGGGCCACGGCAGCGTGCACAATGGCCAGGGCTACGTGACGCTGGAAGACCGGCGGCTCACGGGGGGGGACTTGGCCGAGGGCCTCATCCAGCGGGTGGAGGCAGACCAGGTTCACCTCATCGTGGATGCGTGCTCCTCCTACTTCCTGGCCTATGGGCGTGGCCCGGGTGGCCAGCGCCGGCCGCTGAAGGGCTTCAGCGAGGTGGCGCGGCTTTCGGAGGATGGGCGCGTGGGGCTGTTGCTGTCGACCTCCAGCGCGCGGGCCAGCCATGAGTGGGAGGCCTTTCAGTCGGGTGTCTTCAGCCACGAGGTTCGCTCGGGGCTCTACGGGGCGGCGGACGCGGATGGCGATGGACGGGTGAGCTACCGGGAGATCGCCGCCTTCGTGGAGCAGGCCAACGCGGCCATTCCCAACGAGCGTTTCCGCCCGCAGGTCCACGCCCGGCCGCCCAAGGACGGGAAGTGGCTGGTGGTGCTGGGCAAGGCCATGGAGCACCGCATCGAGGTGGATGGACGGGAGGCCCAGCACCTGCGGCTCGAGGACAGCCGGGGGGTGCGGCTGGCCGACTTCCACAATGCCTCGGGCCAGCGGACGTGGTTGGCGAGGCCCATCGGAACCGGTCCGCTCTACATGCGGCGCATGGCCGATGGCCAGGAGTACCGCATCGACTCGATGCCGGAGGTGGTGAAGCTCGCCTCACTCACGCCGCAGCAGGCCCGGACGGCCGATCGTGGCGCGGAGCACGAGGCATTCAGCCTCATCTTCTCGCTGCCCTATGACCGGCAGGTGGCCGAGGCGTACGACTTCCAGGCCCCCGTGCTCCTGGAAGCCGAGGCGCGCAAGCCGTCCTCCTGGCGCCGGGTGGCGGGGTGGAGCGCGCTCGGGCTCGCCGGTGCAAGTCTGGGCGGTGGGCTCTGGACGACGCTGTCCGCGCGGGAGGCGAAATCCGGCCAGAGCGCTTCGCTGCCTCATGCCGAGGCCATGGGCCAGAACCAGCGGATTCGCACGCTCAACCATCGCTCCACCACCTTATATGTGGCGGGGGTCATCGCGGCGGGGGCAGGGCTGGGCCTGCTCTTGTGGCCGGAGGCCCCGGCGGAGGCTTTCCCCGTCGCGGGGCCAGACCTCGCGGGGGTGCAGCTGGGAGGCCGGTTTTGA
- the ruvA gene encoding Holliday junction branch migration protein RuvA: protein MIAALRGTVAEKDLEEAIIDVAGVGYRVAFSTLTLGKLPAEGQPVHVRVRTVVREDAFELFGFLSKAEEEMFLLLTSVSHVGPRLALMVLSGMEVAELAVALGKGEIARLTKIHGVGKKTAERLVLELREKVKELHLEAVAKGASSVSVPAGPKADLVSALLNLGYKAPQAEKAAELAGERLGPEAAFQALFREALKVLRSGA, encoded by the coding sequence ATGATCGCGGCACTGCGAGGAACCGTCGCGGAGAAGGACCTGGAGGAGGCCATCATCGACGTCGCGGGGGTGGGCTACCGTGTCGCCTTCTCCACGCTGACGCTGGGCAAGCTTCCCGCGGAGGGGCAGCCCGTCCACGTGCGTGTCCGCACGGTGGTGCGCGAGGATGCCTTCGAGCTGTTCGGCTTCCTCTCGAAGGCGGAGGAGGAGATGTTCCTTCTGCTCACCTCCGTGTCCCACGTGGGCCCGCGCCTGGCGCTCATGGTGCTGTCGGGCATGGAGGTGGCGGAGCTGGCGGTGGCGCTCGGCAAGGGAGAGATTGCCCGGCTCACCAAGATTCACGGCGTGGGGAAGAAGACGGCCGAGCGGCTGGTGCTGGAGCTCCGGGAGAAGGTGAAAGAGCTTCACCTGGAGGCCGTGGCGAAGGGGGCCTCCTCGGTCAGTGTGCCGGCGGGTCCGAAGGCAGACCTCGTCTCGGCGTTGCTGAACCTGGGCTACAAGGCGCCGCAGGCGGAGAAGGCCGCGGAGCTGGCCGGAGAGCGGCTCGGCCCCGAGGCGGCCTTCCAGGCCCTGTTCCGCGAGGCCCTCAAGGTCCTGCGCTCGGGGGCCTGA
- a CDS encoding response regulator has protein sequence MGARSSRAAIIEPASSPTAAGLSPRSRRGRALRVMLVEPDPQYQSLLGTGLSEAGFEVAVVSSAEAALEEMAAPQMPPHLVVAEAALEGMDGFLLCEKLRSEMRTALVPVLLLASKREPFHPELASTVGADDYLPKPVRVQDVVALARLKAGRRPSEMAYEAHSARLPLAQIARALLAGARSGRVVLKDSEGFFAFRGGYVVDAAFQGERGVAAFRRLLGFGSGVYAVSFGPELHRGSLLMDMPFLSEQVLPALERFEKLREVGVPLAARLTVDFAKLVEHLATLPDDIISLVRLFDGRRVVRAVLLECRFAEVIAYEAITQLFSLGVLMPASHVEERERPPASPSLFLTASDALDTMLTDDAEEDLPIFVDEAAAAAAAANAGGEAKETREEEAVREEEETIDGEPLDEDSLEAASVPEAPAPRRVPIILNFPKRPRVPKGEELQAGLLPMGPEGPRVSDKV, from the coding sequence ATGGGCGCTCGTTCCTCTCGCGCGGCCATCATCGAGCCTGCTTCCAGCCCGACCGCCGCGGGGCTGAGTCCTCGCAGTCGCCGGGGCAGAGCCCTCCGGGTGATGTTGGTGGAGCCGGACCCCCAGTACCAATCCCTGCTGGGGACGGGCCTGTCCGAGGCGGGGTTCGAGGTGGCGGTGGTGTCCTCGGCCGAGGCCGCCCTCGAGGAGATGGCCGCCCCCCAGATGCCGCCGCACCTCGTCGTGGCCGAGGCCGCGCTGGAGGGCATGGACGGCTTCCTTTTGTGCGAGAAGCTGCGCTCGGAGATGCGCACGGCGCTGGTGCCGGTGCTGCTGCTGGCCTCCAAGCGAGAGCCGTTCCACCCGGAGCTGGCGAGCACGGTGGGCGCGGACGACTATCTGCCCAAGCCCGTGAGGGTGCAGGACGTGGTGGCCCTGGCGCGGCTGAAGGCCGGCCGGCGCCCCTCGGAGATGGCCTATGAGGCCCACTCGGCTCGGCTGCCGCTGGCGCAGATTGCCCGCGCGCTGCTGGCCGGGGCCCGTTCAGGCCGGGTGGTGCTCAAGGACAGCGAGGGGTTCTTCGCCTTCCGCGGCGGCTATGTGGTGGACGCGGCCTTCCAGGGGGAGCGCGGGGTGGCGGCGTTCCGGCGCCTGCTTGGCTTTGGCAGTGGGGTCTACGCGGTGTCCTTCGGTCCTGAACTGCACCGGGGTTCGCTGCTGATGGACATGCCGTTTCTGAGCGAGCAGGTGCTTCCCGCGCTGGAGCGGTTCGAGAAGCTGCGCGAGGTGGGGGTGCCGCTCGCCGCGCGGTTGACGGTGGACTTCGCGAAATTGGTCGAGCACCTCGCCACGTTGCCGGACGACATCATCTCCCTGGTGCGCCTCTTCGATGGCCGGCGGGTGGTGCGCGCGGTGCTGCTGGAGTGCCGCTTCGCGGAGGTCATCGCGTACGAGGCCATCACCCAGCTGTTCTCTCTGGGCGTGTTGATGCCCGCAAGCCACGTGGAGGAGCGCGAGCGTCCCCCGGCCTCTCCGAGCCTCTTCCTGACGGCATCGGACGCCCTGGACACGATGCTCACGGATGATGCGGAGGAGGACCTTCCGATCTTCGTGGATGAGGCGGCCGCGGCCGCGGCCGCCGCGAACGCTGGCGGCGAAGCGAAAGAGACCCGCGAAGAGGAAGCGGTTCGCGAAGAGGAAGAGACCATCGATGGCGAGCCGCTGGATGAGGACTCGCTGGAGGCGGCGAGTGTCCCCGAGGCGCCTGCCCCGCGGCGTGTTCCCATCATCCTGAACTTCCCCAAGCGGCCCAGGGTCCCGAAGGGTGAAGAGCTTCAGGCCGGGCTGTTGCCGATGGGGCCGGAAGGCCCCCGCGTGTCCGACAAAGTTTGA
- a CDS encoding CotH kinase family protein codes for MNAKKGDHGEGTSVKTAAVSVVGDGRDGREQEGMIFWIALVGTVLLMALSTGCGQEEAVGEPAPDPKSGVFTFPALQTDVPLYELSIPLETMAKFEANPYEDEHPATFVFEGKRYSVGVRLRGSSSRFFPKKSWRIEFPKGTAFDGRRKHNLVAEFQDRTMMAEKLAFDSMLAMGLPAPVTKYVRLSINGQYQGVFLDIERVDNSFAEAHGFEDPDPTIYRCGAKDCEMKLWRTDYQQDWQKETNEEKEPGKDDIRTLMNVINRAPEPDFAWMLGENIELEHYLRTMAAEVLISNNISEDSQSYFIHDRVTHKWTYVAWDLNNADARWWPTYGLGMKPVVDHPLFPFSLADQWVEKMYLKRNTRPDFLPTFSNLNTRILYNPELRERLFAVVEKSLTELFDPAVIEPRLDAMHQLIAPHMEADPYLRLNDVGQPDPDGLAKFHEGLPFLKAYAQQRTAFVRRELERFRTTPATSFRLNAVNPSEGWVELHNPTAQTLSTEGLVLSADLRRTIPALRQPGTSTVLPERRIPPQGTVRFTREELGFTLPLDGELGLFDGVSVVGVKDVLFYTALPSDGTYVRGEGARWEIR; via the coding sequence ATGAACGCCAAGAAGGGCGACCACGGTGAGGGGACATCGGTGAAAACGGCGGCGGTGAGTGTGGTGGGGGACGGGCGGGACGGGCGGGAGCAGGAGGGGATGATCTTCTGGATCGCGCTGGTGGGAACGGTGCTGCTGATGGCCTTGAGCACCGGCTGTGGGCAGGAGGAGGCCGTGGGAGAGCCGGCGCCGGATCCGAAGAGCGGCGTGTTCACGTTCCCGGCGTTGCAGACGGACGTGCCGCTCTATGAGCTGAGCATCCCGCTGGAGACGATGGCGAAGTTCGAGGCCAATCCCTACGAGGATGAGCACCCGGCCACCTTCGTCTTCGAGGGAAAGCGCTACTCGGTGGGGGTGCGGCTGCGCGGCTCCAGCTCGCGATTCTTCCCCAAGAAGAGCTGGCGCATCGAGTTCCCCAAGGGCACGGCGTTCGATGGGCGGCGCAAACACAACCTGGTCGCGGAGTTCCAGGACCGGACGATGATGGCGGAGAAGCTCGCCTTTGACTCGATGCTCGCCATGGGACTGCCCGCGCCCGTGACGAAATACGTGCGGCTGTCCATCAACGGCCAGTACCAGGGCGTCTTCCTGGACATCGAACGTGTGGACAACAGCTTCGCCGAGGCCCACGGCTTCGAGGATCCGGATCCCACCATCTACCGGTGCGGCGCCAAGGACTGCGAGATGAAGCTGTGGCGCACGGACTACCAGCAGGACTGGCAGAAGGAGACGAACGAGGAGAAGGAGCCGGGCAAGGACGACATCCGCACGCTGATGAACGTCATCAACCGCGCGCCCGAGCCGGACTTCGCGTGGATGCTGGGCGAGAACATCGAGTTGGAGCACTACCTGCGCACCATGGCCGCCGAGGTGCTCATCTCCAACAACATCTCGGAGGACTCGCAGAGCTACTTCATCCACGACCGGGTGACGCACAAGTGGACCTACGTGGCGTGGGACCTGAACAACGCCGATGCACGCTGGTGGCCCACGTATGGCCTGGGAATGAAGCCGGTGGTGGACCACCCGCTGTTCCCCTTCAGCCTCGCGGACCAGTGGGTGGAGAAGATGTACCTGAAGCGCAACACGCGGCCGGACTTCCTGCCCACCTTCTCCAACCTCAACACCCGCATTCTCTACAACCCCGAGCTGCGGGAGCGGTTGTTCGCCGTCGTGGAGAAGAGCCTCACCGAGCTGTTCGATCCCGCCGTCATCGAGCCCCGGCTGGATGCGATGCACCAGCTCATCGCGCCGCACATGGAGGCAGACCCGTACCTGCGGCTCAACGACGTGGGCCAGCCGGATCCGGACGGGCTGGCGAAGTTCCACGAGGGGCTGCCCTTCCTCAAGGCCTACGCCCAGCAGCGGACCGCCTTCGTGCGCCGGGAGCTGGAGCGCTTCCGCACCACACCGGCCACCTCCTTCCGGCTCAACGCGGTGAACCCCAGCGAGGGCTGGGTGGAGCTGCACAACCCCACCGCGCAGACGCTCTCCACGGAGGGGCTCGTCCTGTCCGCGGACCTGCGGCGCACGATTCCGGCGCTGCGCCAGCCTGGCACCAGCACCGTGCTGCCCGAGCGCCGGATTCCCCCCCAGGGCACGGTGCGCTTCACCCGCGAGGAGCTGGGCTTCACCCTGCCCCTCGATGGCGAGCTGGGGCTATTCGATGGGGTCTCGGTGGTGGGGGTGAAGGACGTCCTCTTCTACACGGCCCTGCCCTCGGACGGCACCTACGTCCGCGGAGAGGGCGCCCGCTGGGAGATCCGCTGA
- a CDS encoding RNA polymerase sigma factor: METENALYSGLGAEREELWLAEFHEGHRPALERCYRELYPTVQRAVGRVLQGADQETVIHEVFYRLISREELRRSFRGGSLKAWMATVAYHLALDYVRRQQREQGALEQSGGLGGQEATEGREFSEQSDARMLVERFQRECLPAKWHGVFEARFLRQLPQRDAARELGIHRTTLAYQEMRIRALLKRFLLREGDTP; this comes from the coding sequence GTGGAAACCGAAAATGCGCTCTATTCCGGCCTCGGCGCGGAACGCGAGGAGCTCTGGCTGGCCGAGTTCCACGAAGGGCACCGCCCCGCCCTGGAGCGGTGCTACCGGGAACTCTACCCCACGGTGCAGCGCGCCGTGGGCCGCGTGCTGCAGGGAGCCGATCAGGAGACCGTCATTCACGAGGTCTTCTATCGATTGATTTCCCGCGAGGAGTTGCGCCGCAGCTTCCGGGGCGGCTCCCTCAAGGCCTGGATGGCCACCGTGGCCTACCACCTGGCGCTCGATTACGTGCGGCGCCAGCAGCGTGAGCAAGGCGCCCTGGAACAGTCGGGTGGGCTCGGAGGACAGGAAGCCACCGAGGGCCGGGAGTTCTCCGAGCAGAGCGATGCGCGGATGCTCGTCGAGCGTTTCCAGCGCGAGTGTTTGCCCGCCAAGTGGCATGGCGTCTTCGAGGCCCGCTTCCTGCGGCAACTGCCCCAACGGGATGCGGCCCGGGAGCTGGGCATCCACCGGACCACGCTGGCCTACCAAGAGATGCGCATTCGCGCGCTGCTCAAGCGTTTCCTCCTGCGCGAAGGGGATACACCATGA
- the ruvC gene encoding crossover junction endodeoxyribonuclease RuvC, translated as MRVLGVDPGSRFMGYGVVEERRGQLVHLGHGVIKVDPEAPLHQRLMVLHVELTAMLKKYRPESVAVEGVFTFRNARSALVLGHARGVALLAAAQAGLSVHEYAPARVKRSVGAGGASGKESIARMVCSLLKLEAIERADASDALAVALCHLNQGRVAGLAPASSSAKRRKGAASLLADRLSPSYRRPEAR; from the coding sequence TTGCGTGTCTTGGGGGTCGATCCTGGCAGCCGATTCATGGGCTATGGCGTCGTGGAGGAGCGGCGGGGCCAGCTCGTGCACCTGGGGCATGGGGTCATCAAGGTTGATCCCGAGGCCCCGCTCCATCAGCGCCTGATGGTGCTGCACGTGGAGCTGACCGCCATGCTGAAGAAATACCGGCCCGAGTCGGTGGCGGTGGAAGGTGTCTTCACCTTCCGCAACGCGCGCAGCGCCCTGGTGCTGGGTCATGCCCGAGGGGTGGCGCTGCTGGCGGCGGCGCAAGCAGGACTGTCCGTGCATGAGTATGCCCCGGCCCGGGTGAAGCGCTCCGTGGGGGCCGGAGGCGCCAGTGGCAAGGAGTCCATCGCGCGCATGGTCTGCTCCCTGCTGAAGCTCGAGGCCATCGAACGGGCGGACGCCAGCGATGCCCTCGCGGTGGCGCTCTGCCACCTCAACCAGGGGCGGGTGGCGGGGCTCGCCCCGGCAAGCTCCAGCGCCAAGCGCCGGAAGGGCGCGGCCTCGCTGCTCGCCGATCGGCTCAGCCCGTCCTACCGGCGCCCGGAGGCACGATGA
- a CDS encoding YebC/PmpR family DNA-binding transcriptional regulator: MSGHNRWSKIKRQKAAMGASKGKLYTKIIKEITVAARLGGGNPDGNARLRAAIGAAREANMPSDTVARAIKKGTGELEGESYEEVTYEGYGPGGVAVMVECLTDNRNRTASDVRILFNKGGGNLGTEGAVGWMFHKKGVITVKPGLTEDQVMEKAIEAGAEDVIPLGAEGFEVRTAPVDLHTVASSLEAAGLKLGEQKWSFFPQTTVKLEGDNARKMLKLMDSLEDNDDVQNVHANFEIDEALMESLQ; this comes from the coding sequence ATGTCCGGTCACAATCGATGGTCGAAGATCAAGCGCCAGAAGGCAGCCATGGGCGCGAGCAAGGGCAAGCTGTACACGAAGATCATCAAGGAGATCACCGTCGCGGCCCGCCTGGGCGGTGGAAATCCGGATGGAAACGCCCGCCTGCGCGCCGCCATCGGTGCGGCCCGCGAGGCGAACATGCCCAGCGACACGGTCGCCCGCGCCATCAAGAAGGGGACGGGCGAGCTGGAGGGCGAGAGCTACGAAGAGGTGACGTACGAGGGGTACGGGCCGGGCGGTGTCGCCGTCATGGTCGAGTGCCTCACGGACAACCGCAATCGCACCGCCAGTGATGTCCGCATCCTCTTCAACAAGGGCGGCGGCAACCTGGGGACCGAGGGGGCCGTGGGCTGGATGTTCCACAAGAAGGGCGTCATCACCGTGAAGCCCGGTTTGACCGAAGACCAGGTGATGGAGAAGGCCATCGAGGCAGGGGCCGAGGACGTCATCCCCCTGGGGGCCGAGGGCTTCGAGGTGCGCACCGCCCCGGTGGACCTGCACACGGTGGCCTCCAGCCTGGAGGCCGCGGGGCTGAAGCTGGGCGAGCAGAAGTGGAGTTTCTTCCCGCAGACGACCGTCAAGCTCGAGGGAGACAACGCCCGGAAGATGCTCAAGCTGATGGACTCGCTGGAAGACAACGACGATGTGCAGAACGTCCACGCGAACTTCGAGATCGACGAAGCGCTGATGGAGTCCCTGCAGTAG